From a region of the Pleuronectes platessa chromosome 22, fPlePla1.1, whole genome shotgun sequence genome:
- the cradd gene encoding death domain-containing protein CRADD, whose translation MDPAHRAVLRRNTRFLSAELQVSDSIVPLLFQDEILTEAQVEHIESQATSRRKTLRLLELLPRRGPRAFRCFLRALDDFSWVRERLLLDLHTPGPGAEQGAGPGPGAGPGAGPGPGAGAGPGPGPGAGPGAGPGAGPGARPGAGPGAGPGAGPGPGAGPGPGAGAGPGPGPGAGPGPGPGAGPGAGPRPGAGAGSGPGPGAGPGAGPGAGPGPGAGPEAGPGAGSTDDRPLPESVLQRVPSDRELSRLASRLGAEWELVLMDLGLSAEALFRCRSDHGLSAHGAALAGLVQWRRSEGKRARVQRLLESLQAADVHPSVLQDALI comes from the exons ATGGACCCGGCTCACCGAGCCGTTCTCCGGAGGAACACACGCTTTCTGTCAGCGGAGCTGCAGGTCAGCGACTCCATCGTTCCGCTTCTGTTCCAGGACGAGATTCTGACGGAAGCTCAGGTGGAACACATCGAGTCCCAGGCCACGAGCCGCCGGAAGACGCTGCGGCTCCTGGAGCTGCTGCCCCGCAGGGGGCCCCGGGCCTTCCGCTGCTTCCTGCGGGCCCTGGACGACTTCAGCTGGGTCCGAGAGCGGCTGCTGCTGGACCTCCACACCCCGGGACCCGGGGCTGAACAAGGAgctggaccaggaccaggagctggaccaggagctggaccaggaccaggagcaggtgctggaccaggaccaggaccaggagctGGACCAGGAGCTGGACCAGGAGCTGGACCAGGAGCTAGACCAGGAGCTGGACCAGGAGCTGGACCAGGAgctggaccaggaccaggagctggaccaggaccaggagcaggtgctggaccaggaccaggaccaggagctggaccaggaccaggaccaggagctGGACCAGGAGCTGGACCAAGACcaggagcaggtgctggatcaggaccaggaccaggagctggaccaggagctggaccaggagctggaccaggaccaggagctGGACCAGAAGCTGGACCAGGAGCCGGATCCACAG ACGACCGGCCGCTTCCTGAGTCGGTTCTCCAGAGGGTTCCTTCAGATCGGGAGTTGTCCCGGCTGGCGTCTCGACTCGGAGCCGAGTGGGAGTTGGTGCTGATGGATCTGGGTTTGTCGGCGGAGGCTTTGTTTCGCTGTCGGTCCGATCATGGGCTCAGCGCTCACGGAGCAGCGCTCGCCGGCCTGGTTCAGTGGAGACGATCTGAGGGGAAGAGAGCCAGGGTCCAGAGGCTGCTGGAGTCTCTACAGGCTGCTGacgtccacccgtctgtcctgCAGGACGCCCTGATCTGA
- the socs2 gene encoding suppressor of cytokine signaling 2 — MNFQSSDSTETIQSNRRVDNNLRAVESDESHIASAMKELRNTGWYWGTLTAAEAKEILQDAAEGTFLVRDSSQRDYLFTISAMTSAGPTNLRIEYKDGKFKLDSVVLVRPKLKQFDSVVHLVEHYVMLSKSSDNTTADPQFSAAAAAAAPNGTVQLLLTKPVYTATPALQHLCRIAINKTTRQVQDLPLPNRLRDYLTDYAYNV; from the exons ATGAACTTCCAGTCGTCCGACTCAACAGAAACTATCCAGAGCAACAGACGAGTCGATAACAACCTCAGAGCTGTTGAATCAGACGAGAGCCACATCGCCTCAGCCATGAAAGAGCTCAGGAACACAG GCTGGTACTGGGGAACTCTGACCGCCGCCGAGGCCAAAGAGATCCTGCAGGACGCAGCTGAGGGCACCTTCCTGGTGCGGGACAGCTCTCAGAGGGACTACCTGTTCACCATCTCCGCCATGACATCGGCGGGTCCCACCAACCTGCGGATTGAGTACAAAGATGGTAAATTCAAGCTTGACTCTGTGGTTCTGGTGAGGCCGAAGCTGAAGCAGTTTGACAGCGTGGTCCACCTGGTGGAGCACTACGTCATGCTCTCCAAGAGCAGCGACAACACGACAGCAGACCCTCAATTctcagcagcggcggcggcggcggcaccCAACGGCAcggtgcagctgctgctcaccaAACCTGTGTACACCGCTACGCCAGCGCTGCAGCACCTGTGCCGCATCGCCATCAACAAGACGACGCGGCAAGTCCAGGATCTGCCGCTGCCCAACAGACTGAGGGACTATCTGACAGACTACGCCTACAATGTGTAG